A DNA window from Pseudorasbora parva isolate DD20220531a chromosome 5, ASM2467924v1, whole genome shotgun sequence contains the following coding sequences:
- the nhlh2 gene encoding helix-loop-helix protein 2, which translates to MMLSPDQTDPDLTWTQPDTECLNIMKVECVAREPLEAEDGKTRALVPAALTREEKRRRRRATAKYRSAHATRERIRVEAFNVAFAELRKLLPTLPPDKKLSKIEILRLAICYISYLNHVLDV; encoded by the coding sequence ATGATGCTGAGTCCCGATCAGACGGATCCTGACCTCACCTGGACACAGCCGGACACGGAATGTCTGAACATCATGAAGGTGGAATGTGTGGCTCGCGAGCCTTTAGAGGCCGAAGATGGCAAGACTCGTGCACTCGTGCCAGCCGCGCTCACTAGAGAGGAGAAGAGACGGAGGAGGCGCGCGACTGCGAAGTACCGTTCTGCGCATGCCACGCGCGAGCGCATCAGAGTGGAAGCGTTCAACGTAGCGTTCGCCGAGCTTAGGAAGCTGCTACCAACACTTCCACCCGACAAGAAGCTGTCCAAGATAGAAATACTTCGTCTTGCTATATGTTACATTTCTTATCTGAACCACGTTTTGGACGTTTAG